One part of the Quercus lobata isolate SW786 chromosome 7, ValleyOak3.0 Primary Assembly, whole genome shotgun sequence genome encodes these proteins:
- the LOC115951982 gene encoding uncharacterized protein LOC115951982: MQFPKSASWAAISIFKCRDVLRNGLCHKIGNEWGTCMWEDPWFPKIPRFIPTSSNDTSSSDVYVACLVDHDSRQWDHVKSAYMSIIQPQLTGPNPLSIKEMRGLWNLKVHARFKNLLWKMVWRTLHVWLMAPWPLNMSNLSHIDIIEWVKCIIDPKMKLGIRDEESLHFQLYASIVCDRIWMQRNKARFGEDIGSVVDFARKIQNSFNEQKAAWEEVCGEKLELIESSWIPPPTGWVKLNFDAAIRENKTSVAMVGRDNRGRVVLDWIDILDTGSPLWSEAKAVYAAVNKVVEVGLKKVIIEGDAWNVIEPLKDKKSSSDWTIDRG; this comes from the exons ATGCAGTTTCCTAAATCTGCTTCTTGGGCAGCTATAAGTATATTCAAATGCAGAGATGTCCTTAGAAATGGGCTTTGCCATAAGATTGGGAATGAATGGGGTACGTGTATGTGGGAAGACCCATGGTTTCCTAAAATCCCAAGATTTATTCCCACCAGCTCCAATGACACAAGTAGCAGTGATGTTTATGTGGCTTGTCTCGTTGACCATGACTCAAGACAATGGGATCATG TCAAGTCAGCTTATATGTCAATCATCCAACCCCAGTTAACTGGCCCAAATCCTCTTAGTATCAAAGAAATGAGAGGTTTATGGAATCTTAAGGTCCATGCCAGATTCAAGAATCTCCTGTGGAAGATGGTTTGGAGGACGCTTCAT GTATGGCTTATGGCTCCATGGCCTTTAAATATGTCTAATTTATCTCATATTGATATTATAGAATGGGTAAAATGTATCATTGATCCCAAAATGAAATTGGGAATAAGGGATGAGGAATCCCTTCATTTCCAATTATATGCCTCAATTGTGTGTGACAGGATTTGGATGCAGAGGAATAAGGCTAGATTTGGTGAAGATATTGGTTCAGTGGTAGATTTTGCTAGGAAAATTCAGAACTCTTTTAATGAACAAAAAGCCGCTTGGGAAGAAGTTTGTGGGGAAAAACTAGAATTGATTGAGTCTAGTTGGATCCCTCCTCCTACTGGTTGggtgaaattaaattttgatgctGCCATAAGAGAGAATAAAACTTCAGTTGCAATGGTGGGCAGAGACAATCGTGGCAGAGTTGTTTTGGATTGGATTGACATTTTGGACACAGGAAGCCCCCTGTGGAGTGAAGCTAAAGCGGTCTATGCAGCGGTTAATAAAGTAGTTGAAGTTGGGCTCAAAAAAGTTATAATAGAAGGTGATGCTTGGAATGTTATTGAACCTCTTAAAGACAAAAAGTCATCATCTGATTGGACTATTGAT AGAGGGTAA